A genomic stretch from Pirellulales bacterium includes:
- a CDS encoding YqgE/AlgH family protein: MSSLQGHLLVASPKLGDPNFFRSVVLLVRHNEEGALGVVLNRPSDTLLKEVWSKVSETPCETTAVIHHGGPCAGPLMAIHTSEFCAESEVLPHLYFAADKDKLEQLVLQPTEVARFYAGYAGWQAGQLEAEMQEEAWFHTPAKKKHAFWPQDDLWEEVCRVLSATTRIAGIKLKHQPPDPSLN; this comes from the coding sequence ATGTCGTCTCTTCAAGGGCACTTATTGGTGGCCTCGCCCAAGCTGGGTGATCCCAATTTCTTTCGCTCGGTCGTGCTTTTAGTGCGGCACAACGAAGAAGGGGCGCTGGGTGTGGTGTTGAACCGACCCAGCGACACTTTGCTGAAAGAAGTGTGGAGCAAGGTGAGCGAAACCCCCTGCGAAACCACGGCGGTAATTCATCACGGCGGACCATGTGCTGGCCCACTGATGGCCATTCATACCTCAGAGTTTTGTGCCGAAAGCGAAGTGCTGCCCCATTTGTATTTTGCCGCGGATAAAGATAAGTTGGAGCAGTTGGTGCTCCAGCCAACGGAAGTCGCGCGCTTCTACGCCGGCTATGCCGGTTGGCAGGCTGGCCAATTAGAGGCCGAAATGCAAGAGGAGGCCTGGTTCCACACGCCTGCAAAAAAGAAACATGCGTTTTGGCCCCAGGACGATCTGTGGGAAGAAGTGTGCCGCGTACTTTCTGCGACCACTCGCATTGCGGGCATCAAGCTTAAGCACCAACCTCCTGATCCATCGTTGAATTGA
- a CDS encoding autotransporter-associated beta strand repeat-containing protein: MPLALNSRPGANYTIYLDFGGFSFAGNWGNSSPTLTPGVTPTYDIDGNPSSFSTQELNNIKEIWARVAEKYSEFNINVTTVDPAVAAGQAGNDLSRQTYYDSVVRFMHTVIGGNGSWDAGSGGVSYIGVTSSLTTQGEHTNFVFAGQLPNNMQFIGEGAAHENGHGLGLQHQSIYNGNNLVSEYDPGDADRAPIMGGANLNNTARGLWKNGIADSNPNNPDPNKPNSYGPPKAQNDIAALLDTTVNPGIAVVDDGISHDSSSPTALPLSGTTVNYNNAKGDINYHFNGLGIGTYSVDFFSFRAFNLSTVNLRVNAGGERITPGVADPGATLDSSLQIFDSSGNMVASAVTGNLNETIEMNLAPGNYYAKVFSAGDPLHTGYFDIGSYFLTGSVRTASNWTRSSGNNNWSEGGNWLSNQAPDASSLVGFVPSRMYISTTSNLDSSRSIYSLTIANNDQGGGWTFTGTNTLTVGGDESIGKIVVGGVGTHVFNGPSIIGKTNSEPDVTINSGATVQLTGQSTASNVRDLILNGTGSLVLDNGAVKKTSRYSVGAHNIFLNGSATINLIANASGGTYALSSGSSATEGMLLIDSGNAGINVDTPSGATGSTLRFNALYHNHRATINFTTSGAGVLGGTAAIDPWIRFTNAPYLTNGVISDDPATGDPGNVGWALYNGQSFAGFNSSRGIVAVATTNVSGGLTTAATQNSNLVGNATITGAVSYNTLKISPSAAGQSLSGSGTLETTGLLLVGSTDYSIDVGELGGGGPRNVFVTNPATTLSISSKLSGTDQSITISGGGFVALTASSNQVAFTNRQDINIVAGTLRARTDGATGNFGGNNTIRFRGGVFEVDSSSSGTTTFTRGLGTGAGKVNWAQSDTDLGEGGFSAIHGQLNVQIGGGSTAETLTWGGTSGDSAFFIRDGQSLVFGSTKSDSVVDWKNPLNLDNGAAGDYKTREIRVIGGVGDKTILEAPIAGTSTTELVKTGSGTLQFAGDGNSYAGLTTIQSGTLELNKFSGYAILGDSTPVDVLVNGGTLRWLRPSQMGLITIRLTSGTVDLNGQSDSFTSLQNEGGTFVTGAGGSLSLATVSWTAGTNTISANSQVSIAEATITGGTNVVQGGLAIATSLDITGATLTLQSDATSPGGILLNNTTVNINSHASDTTAHIASGGSAALAGTITALSTTTCAFNVEQGFTSSGIDLDVGARIINPFSGSMSVTKSGAGTLRLSSASTYTGGTTINAGVLIVAGSISGTVTVNIGGTLAGSGAIGGTVTVNGLGNLTPGNGAPGSVMASYGGLYNLDNGAGVLTVGRLTLKDGSTTEIELGGTTRGSQFDAIISTGSIKPTLAGTLDVSLFNHFLPKPGDVFDILDWNGAGVTGSFSSIQLALDGHIAWNTSQLYTTGALSVLATYYAGDFNRDNHVDAADILAEEKALTDLSGYESQYGVLAANVPLIGDINGDGKFNNLDLQAFLNLLQSGGGSAEPVPEPVSAELMLLGACALIGFRRFVKAVGH; this comes from the coding sequence GTGCCGCTGGCGCTAAACAGCCGACCAGGAGCGAATTACACAATTTATCTTGATTTCGGCGGATTCAGCTTCGCCGGCAACTGGGGCAATTCCTCACCAACATTAACGCCGGGCGTAACACCCACGTATGACATTGATGGAAATCCTTCGAGCTTTAGTACCCAGGAACTCAACAACATCAAGGAAATCTGGGCCCGAGTGGCGGAAAAGTATTCCGAATTCAATATCAACGTGACGACCGTTGATCCGGCGGTTGCCGCCGGCCAGGCCGGGAATGATTTGTCGCGGCAGACGTATTACGACAGTGTTGTTCGGTTTATGCACACGGTGATCGGTGGCAATGGGAGTTGGGATGCGGGTTCTGGCGGCGTTTCGTATATCGGCGTGACAAGCAGCTTGACGACTCAGGGTGAACACACAAATTTTGTATTTGCCGGGCAATTGCCCAACAACATGCAATTTATTGGAGAAGGCGCTGCGCATGAAAATGGGCATGGATTGGGTCTACAACACCAAAGCATTTACAACGGGAACAATCTAGTTTCTGAATACGACCCTGGGGATGCGGACCGAGCGCCCATCATGGGCGGCGCCAACCTAAACAATACCGCTCGAGGCCTGTGGAAAAATGGCATCGCCGATTCAAATCCAAATAATCCAGATCCGAACAAACCGAACAGTTACGGGCCGCCGAAGGCACAGAACGATATCGCAGCACTTTTGGATACTACCGTGAATCCCGGAATTGCTGTGGTGGACGACGGCATCAGCCACGATTCTTCTAGCCCGACGGCGTTGCCTCTTTCTGGAACCACCGTCAACTACAACAACGCCAAAGGCGACATCAACTACCACTTTAACGGCTTGGGGATCGGCACCTATAGCGTCGATTTCTTTTCGTTTAGAGCTTTCAACCTGTCGACGGTGAACCTTCGGGTCAATGCGGGGGGCGAACGAATTACGCCGGGGGTGGCTGATCCCGGCGCTACGCTCGATAGTTCGCTGCAAATTTTCGATTCCTCGGGAAATATGGTTGCCTCTGCGGTGACAGGCAACTTGAATGAAACGATTGAGATGAATCTTGCGCCGGGGAATTATTACGCGAAAGTTTTTAGCGCCGGCGATCCCTTGCACACGGGTTACTTCGACATTGGCTCCTATTTTCTCACCGGGTCGGTTCGGACCGCCTCGAACTGGACTCGCTCCAGCGGCAACAACAATTGGTCGGAGGGAGGCAACTGGCTCTCGAATCAGGCGCCAGACGCATCTTCGTTAGTCGGATTTGTACCGTCTCGGATGTATATTAGTACGACGTCGAATTTAGATTCGTCGCGATCGATTTACTCGTTGACGATTGCCAACAACGACCAGGGTGGCGGTTGGACGTTCACCGGAACCAATACGCTGACCGTGGGCGGCGACGAGTCCATCGGCAAGATTGTCGTGGGCGGCGTGGGGACGCATGTTTTCAATGGCCCTTCCATTATCGGCAAAACCAATTCCGAGCCCGATGTCACAATCAACTCGGGCGCCACGGTGCAGTTGACCGGTCAATCGACGGCAAGCAACGTACGAGATTTGATTTTGAATGGAACGGGCAGCCTGGTGTTGGACAACGGGGCGGTTAAGAAGACGAGCCGATACAGCGTGGGAGCCCATAATATTTTCTTGAACGGCAGTGCGACGATCAATTTGATCGCCAATGCCTCGGGCGGCACCTATGCACTGAGCAGCGGATCGAGTGCGACGGAAGGAATGCTGCTCATTGATTCAGGAAATGCCGGAATCAATGTTGACACACCCAGCGGAGCCACCGGATCGACGCTGCGGTTTAATGCTTTGTATCATAACCATCGGGCGACGATTAACTTTACGACTTCGGGAGCGGGGGTACTCGGCGGGACTGCGGCGATTGATCCGTGGATACGCTTCACCAATGCACCGTATTTGACGAATGGAGTGATCTCAGACGACCCGGCCACGGGCGATCCAGGCAATGTGGGGTGGGCACTTTATAATGGCCAATCGTTTGCGGGGTTCAACAGCAGTCGGGGCATTGTTGCGGTAGCGACGACCAACGTGAGCGGAGGGTTGACCACCGCCGCCACGCAAAATTCAAATCTCGTTGGAAATGCGACGATTACTGGCGCCGTAAGCTACAACACACTAAAAATCAGTCCCAGCGCCGCAGGCCAATCACTATCGGGAAGCGGCACGTTAGAAACAACGGGTCTCTTATTGGTCGGATCGACCGATTACTCCATCGACGTGGGAGAACTGGGTGGCGGCGGTCCGCGGAATGTTTTCGTTACCAATCCAGCAACCACACTCTCCATTTCCTCGAAGCTATCCGGCACCGATCAAAGCATTACTATCTCCGGCGGTGGTTTCGTGGCATTAACGGCCAGCTCCAACCAGGTGGCTTTCACCAATCGCCAAGATATCAACATTGTGGCTGGGACTTTGCGCGCCAGAACGGACGGCGCGACGGGGAATTTCGGCGGGAATAATACCATTCGCTTTCGCGGCGGCGTGTTCGAAGTCGACAGTTCCAGCAGCGGCACGACGACATTCACGCGTGGGCTGGGAACCGGCGCCGGAAAGGTCAATTGGGCACAAAGCGACACGGACCTGGGCGAGGGAGGATTTTCGGCCATCCATGGACAATTGAACGTGCAGATCGGCGGCGGCAGCACCGCCGAAACGCTCACTTGGGGCGGCACTTCGGGCGACAGCGCCTTTTTTATTCGCGACGGACAGTCGTTAGTTTTCGGCTCTACGAAATCCGACAGCGTTGTCGATTGGAAAAATCCGCTGAATTTGGATAACGGCGCCGCGGGGGACTATAAGACGCGTGAAATCAGAGTGATTGGCGGCGTCGGCGACAAAACAATCCTCGAAGCGCCCATCGCGGGTACTTCCACCACCGAACTTGTCAAAACTGGCTCCGGCACTCTGCAATTTGCTGGTGATGGAAATTCCTATGCTGGCTTGACCACAATTCAATCGGGAACTCTGGAGCTCAATAAGTTTAGCGGCTATGCAATTCTCGGCGATAGCACCCCGGTCGATGTGCTGGTAAACGGCGGCACGCTCCGCTGGCTGCGACCGTCACAAATGGGATTAATCACCATTCGCTTAACAAGTGGGACGGTAGATTTAAACGGGCAGAGCGACAGTTTCACTTCCTTGCAAAACGAAGGCGGCACGTTTGTTACTGGCGCCGGCGGCAGCTTATCGCTGGCAACCGTTTCCTGGACAGCGGGCACAAATACAATCAGCGCTAACTCACAGGTTTCCATTGCAGAAGCAACGATCACCGGCGGCACCAATGTTGTTCAAGGCGGTTTAGCGATTGCCACGAGTCTAGACATAACGGGCGCCACGCTAACCCTGCAGTCGGACGCGACATCTCCAGGCGGAATATTGCTGAACAATACCACTGTAAATATTAACTCACATGCTTCTGATACGACCGCCCACATTGCTAGCGGTGGTTCGGCCGCTTTGGCCGGCACAATCACCGCCTTGTCGACCACCACTTGCGCCTTCAACGTAGAGCAGGGATTTACCTCCTCGGGAATCGATCTGGATGTTGGAGCCCGAATCATCAACCCATTCTCCGGTTCGATGTCCGTCACCAAATCGGGCGCTGGCACGCTTCGGCTTAGCAGCGCCAGTACTTATACCGGTGGCACGACTATCAACGCGGGCGTGCTGATCGTCGCCGGCTCAATTTCTGGCACGGTGACTGTCAATATCGGCGGAACACTGGCGGGAAGCGGCGCCATCGGTGGCACCGTGACGGTCAACGGCCTCGGGAACTTGACGCCGGGCAACGGTGCGCCTGGATCTGTCATGGCCAGCTACGGTGGACTGTATAACTTAGATAACGGAGCAGGAGTACTCACTGTCGGGCGACTGACGTTAAAAGACGGTAGTACGACCGAAATCGAACTGGGTGGCACGACGCGCGGCAGCCAATTTGACGCTATTATTTCGACGGGCAGTATCAAGCCGACCTTGGCCGGCACGCTGGATGTTTCGCTCTTTAACCATTTTTTGCCAAAGCCCGGCGATGTGTTCGACATTTTGGATTGGAACGGGGCGGGAGTTACCGGTTCGTTCTCGTCCATTCAATTAGCATTGGACGGTCACATCGCGTGGAACACGTCGCAGTTATATACCACCGGCGCGCTATCGGTCCTGGCCACGTATTACGCGGGCGATTTCAATCGCGACAACCATGTCGATGCGGCCGATATTTTGGCGGAGGAAAAAGCGCTGACCGATTTAAGCGGCTACGAATCGCAGTACGGCGTGTTGGCCGCGAATGTGCCGCTGATCGGCGACATCAACGGCGACGGCAAGTTCAATAATCTCGATCTGCAGGCGTTTTTGAATTTGCTGCAATCCGGCGGCGGGTCAGCCGAGCCGGTGCCGGAGCCGGTGTCGGCGGAATTGATGTTGCTGGGCGCTTGTGCACTGATTGGGTTTCGGCGTTTTGTTAAAGCAGTTGGCCATTAA
- a CDS encoding response regulator, translated as MKDPTSQKLICIVDDDRQLVHALSLRCRQIGLRVGQAYDSVTALLQIHTHLPDFICLDVNLPGGSGLSLCEMLCSDDRTARIPKIVLTGRSDHDTIRRCHMMCAYYVEKSTDVWDRMGPLLHELLGEEPPGKL; from the coding sequence ATGAAAGACCCCACTTCCCAAAAGCTCATTTGTATTGTGGACGACGATCGTCAGTTGGTGCATGCCTTATCGCTCCGCTGCCGGCAAATCGGCTTGCGCGTTGGCCAGGCATACGATTCCGTGACGGCGCTTTTGCAAATTCATACTCACCTGCCTGATTTTATTTGCCTGGATGTGAATCTTCCCGGCGGCAGTGGGCTGAGTTTATGCGAAATGCTCTGCAGCGATGATCGCACGGCGCGGATTCCAAAAATTGTTTTGACCGGTCGCAGCGATCACGATACCATCCGTCGCTGCCACATGATGTGCGCTTATTACGTCGAGAAATCAACGGACGTGTGGGACCGAATGGGACCACTGTTGCATGAATTGCTGGGCGAGGAACCGCCAGGAAAGCTTTGA
- a CDS encoding response regulator: MPQQISTLLVEDDLGQAELIQHWLANEFPGSTVHHVETLANALQCSAHQNFDVLLLDLDLSDSQEHNTIRSVYRLAAQVPIVALVGQDNEMLAIEALEEGVHYYLIKNHLTADKLARVIRHAIKRQRKDVANQYDSTEIQANQQLREENEQLARANQNARQFVDNVSHDFRTPLTVIKEFVAIMRDGLVGQVNAQQQEYLDTISGRVDDLTTMIDDLLDASKLEGSMLSSWRREAAFSEMVAQAARMLQRKAALKNIRLEIEIPSDLPNVFCDGEKICRVLTNLTGNSIKFSPEGKTVRIGARHLADQAEVLVQIADEGPGISLENQARIFQRFQQCEETSLENNQGCGLGLSIAHELVRMNFGNLTVASELGRGSTFSFTLPVADVQQIMNRLLRQLRQSKGGTSWLSTFAVRLKSHAKVDASTIVDEFLQHTLRSSDLVLSTTKCAWLVLAGCPGNDLDALIHRLQANWQQQSRACPGRQLPELYFEKGPIYEVAEQDIDLVPRLMEQYRRLQQSRFAATKLLLVDDDRDIVRGLSVRLRATGYEVTTAHDGASGYEAALKTRPDAMILDMRMPGMNGLAVLSQLRQRPETRDIPVIVLSASLRDQQLALEMGARYFLDKPCDPQTLLTALHSVAAPPVA, from the coding sequence ATGCCTCAACAAATCTCGACACTGCTCGTCGAAGATGATCTTGGCCAAGCTGAGCTGATTCAGCATTGGTTGGCAAACGAATTCCCTGGATCGACGGTGCACCATGTCGAAACGTTGGCCAATGCCCTGCAATGCTCAGCACATCAAAATTTTGACGTGCTTCTGCTCGACCTGGACTTGTCGGATAGTCAGGAGCACAACACAATTCGCTCCGTTTATCGCTTGGCGGCTCAAGTTCCCATAGTGGCACTGGTCGGCCAAGACAACGAAATGTTGGCGATCGAGGCGCTAGAAGAAGGTGTGCATTATTATCTAATCAAGAATCACTTAACGGCAGATAAATTAGCGCGCGTCATTCGGCACGCCATCAAGCGCCAGCGAAAGGACGTTGCCAATCAATACGACTCGACCGAAATTCAAGCGAATCAGCAATTGCGCGAAGAAAATGAGCAGTTGGCCCGCGCGAACCAAAACGCGCGACAGTTCGTGGACAATGTGTCGCACGATTTCCGCACGCCGTTGACGGTGATTAAAGAATTCGTCGCCATTATGCGCGACGGATTGGTCGGGCAGGTCAACGCGCAACAGCAAGAATATCTCGATACCATTTCCGGCCGTGTCGACGATTTGACCACGATGATCGACGACCTGCTCGACGCATCAAAGCTTGAGGGGAGCATGCTTTCGTCCTGGCGACGAGAGGCGGCGTTTAGCGAAATGGTTGCCCAGGCGGCGCGAATGTTGCAGCGCAAAGCGGCGCTGAAAAACATCCGCTTGGAAATCGAAATTCCATCGGATCTGCCCAATGTTTTTTGCGATGGCGAAAAAATTTGCCGCGTGTTAACCAATTTAACCGGCAACTCCATTAAGTTCTCGCCGGAAGGCAAAACGGTGCGAATTGGCGCACGGCACCTGGCGGATCAAGCGGAAGTCCTGGTGCAAATTGCCGATGAAGGCCCGGGAATCAGCCTCGAAAATCAAGCCCGCATCTTCCAGCGATTCCAGCAATGCGAGGAAACTTCGCTCGAAAATAATCAGGGCTGTGGATTGGGCCTGTCGATTGCGCATGAGTTGGTGCGAATGAATTTCGGTAATCTAACGGTGGCAAGCGAACTGGGTCGGGGCAGCACATTTTCATTCACGCTTCCCGTGGCCGACGTGCAGCAAATAATGAATCGACTGTTGCGGCAACTTCGGCAATCCAAGGGGGGAACCTCGTGGCTCTCCACGTTTGCTGTCCGCTTGAAGTCGCACGCAAAAGTCGACGCCTCAACGATCGTCGACGAATTCTTGCAGCATACACTGCGCAGCAGCGACTTAGTATTGAGCACCACCAAATGCGCATGGCTGGTGTTGGCTGGTTGCCCTGGGAACGACCTGGACGCGCTCATCCATCGCTTGCAAGCAAATTGGCAGCAACAAAGTCGTGCATGCCCTGGGAGACAACTTCCAGAATTGTATTTTGAAAAAGGGCCCATCTATGAAGTAGCCGAGCAAGATATAGACCTTGTGCCGCGGCTCATGGAGCAGTACCGGCGATTGCAGCAATCGCGTTTTGCCGCAACCAAATTGCTGTTGGTGGATGATGATCGTGATATTGTGCGCGGCCTAAGTGTTCGTTTGCGGGCGACCGGATACGAAGTGACCACCGCCCACGACGGCGCCAGTGGCTACGAAGCCGCCTTAAAAACACGGCCAGACGCCATGATTCTCGACATGCGCATGCCCGGCATGAATGGCTTGGCGGTCCTGTCGCAACTTCGCCAACGGCCGGAAACGCGCGATATTCCGGTAATTGTGCTCTCGGCCAGTTTGCGCGATCAGCAACTGGCACTGGAAATGGGAGCGCGGTACTTCCTGGACAAACCCTGCGATCCTCAAACCCTGTTGACCGCGCTGCACAGCGTTGCAGCGCCGCCGGTAGCGTGA
- a CDS encoding tetratricopeptide repeat protein: MSKMSHQINFGLVVGVGLALSGLGISASYAQTTPPTGGTAAAPSTTGTPSVDAGQATTNPSEFLIGNAVSDASSPQYQDVADAITRFRNNDVSGARELLARARQNNQKLPPVEIMMARLWAVSNQLNNFHVELEKAVMTYPDDPDAYLYLAELALAEHRVTDAESDLMRAKDLIAKYQANQKRKRNFDIRYNASMAAVAEERTQWSEAMPHLEAWLKLDPDNAAAHARMGRALFQMGRPTDAYNEYDAALKIDPKSINPYIALAGLYEQTKDRTNAAKSISYAVQKNPKDLNVHLQAARWGLATNQLNEAQKYADDALKIDPDSLEGKILRGIVARMTGDMKTAETRLQAAVVQAPANIDASNQLALVLIESPDKDKRDRAAQIAEYNLRATTQNGRTNPEVAATYAWVLYKLGKTAEAGQILAQIQQAGNISPDTAFYIAKILEDQDKIDGAIYVCEKALESPVPFAQRQATADLLDKLKKKKDAKDKGGSPAPTSDKK, from the coding sequence ATGTCTAAAATGTCACACCAAATTAACTTCGGGTTGGTGGTCGGGGTCGGATTGGCACTTTCTGGTCTTGGGATAAGTGCGTCTTACGCACAAACCACTCCGCCTACCGGTGGGACTGCCGCCGCACCGTCGACCACCGGCACTCCTTCAGTAGATGCTGGTCAGGCCACTACGAATCCCTCGGAATTCTTGATTGGCAATGCCGTTTCCGATGCCAGTAGTCCCCAGTACCAAGATGTAGCCGACGCCATCACCCGATTTCGTAATAACGATGTTTCCGGTGCGCGGGAACTTTTAGCCCGAGCCCGGCAGAACAATCAAAAACTTCCGCCGGTCGAAATTATGATGGCTCGCTTGTGGGCGGTGTCGAACCAACTCAATAATTTTCACGTCGAATTGGAAAAGGCCGTGATGACTTATCCGGACGATCCGGATGCTTATTTGTACTTGGCGGAACTGGCTTTGGCAGAACACCGCGTTACCGACGCAGAATCCGATTTAATGCGAGCCAAAGATCTGATTGCCAAATACCAGGCCAATCAAAAGCGTAAGCGGAATTTCGATATTCGATACAACGCCTCTATGGCGGCCGTTGCCGAAGAGCGCACACAATGGTCGGAAGCCATGCCTCACTTGGAAGCGTGGCTTAAATTAGATCCCGACAATGCCGCGGCCCACGCGCGCATGGGGCGCGCCCTGTTTCAAATGGGTCGGCCCACCGACGCTTATAACGAATATGACGCAGCTCTGAAAATCGATCCCAAATCGATCAATCCGTACATCGCGTTGGCCGGGTTGTACGAACAAACCAAGGATCGGACCAACGCCGCGAAGTCAATTTCCTACGCAGTGCAGAAAAATCCCAAAGATTTGAACGTGCATTTGCAGGCGGCTCGTTGGGGTTTGGCCACCAACCAGCTGAATGAAGCGCAAAAATACGCTGACGACGCGCTGAAAATTGATCCCGACTCGCTGGAGGGCAAAATTCTGCGCGGCATTGTTGCACGCATGACCGGCGACATGAAAACGGCCGAAACCCGCTTGCAAGCAGCCGTGGTTCAAGCACCAGCCAATATCGATGCCAGCAATCAATTGGCATTGGTCCTCATTGAATCACCCGACAAAGATAAACGTGATCGCGCAGCACAAATCGCTGAATACAATCTGCGCGCCACCACGCAAAACGGCCGGACCAACCCGGAAGTGGCTGCCACCTATGCCTGGGTGCTGTACAAGCTAGGCAAAACTGCGGAAGCCGGGCAGATTTTGGCCCAAATTCAACAGGCGGGTAATATCAGTCCAGACACCGCGTTTTACATCGCCAAAATCTTAGAAGATCAAGATAAAATCGACGGCGCCATTTACGTCTGTGAAAAGGCACTCGAGAGTCCGGTCCCCTTTGCTCAACGGCAAGCGACTGCCGATTTGCTCGACAAATTGAAGAAGAAAAAGGACGCAAAAGATAAGGGCGGCAGTCCCGCTCCGACCAGCGACAAAAAGTAA